Proteins encoded together in one Corallococcus soli window:
- a CDS encoding YqiA/YcfP family alpha/beta fold hydrolase: MNAPPLSPPGPRWLYLHGFASGPASTKGVWLDAHWAKQGIHLERLNLRVPSMERLGLSAMLDTVRDALGPPQDNARAVLIGSSLGGLVAARSAERDARVGALVLLAPAFHFVEQLQRRMGAEAWAHWERTGFLETDDHAEKRRTRVHHGIVEEAQAMDARLGVWPDVRVPTLIVHGRRDDTCDVRYSREWAQGKRHVRLVEVDDGHELTASLETIAREADAFLTPWRGGEPTRQVFTAG, translated from the coding sequence ATGAACGCGCCTCCCCTGTCCCCCCCAGGTCCCCGCTGGCTGTACCTGCACGGCTTCGCGTCCGGCCCCGCCTCCACCAAGGGCGTCTGGCTGGACGCGCACTGGGCGAAGCAGGGCATCCACCTGGAGCGCCTCAACCTGCGCGTGCCGTCCATGGAGCGCCTGGGCCTGAGCGCCATGCTCGACACCGTGCGCGACGCGCTGGGCCCTCCCCAGGACAACGCCCGCGCGGTGCTCATCGGCTCCAGCCTGGGCGGGCTCGTCGCCGCGCGCTCCGCGGAGCGGGATGCCCGCGTGGGGGCCCTGGTGCTGCTCGCCCCCGCGTTCCACTTCGTGGAGCAGCTCCAGCGCCGCATGGGCGCGGAAGCCTGGGCCCACTGGGAGCGCACGGGCTTCCTCGAAACGGACGACCACGCGGAGAAGCGCCGCACCCGCGTGCACCACGGCATCGTGGAGGAGGCCCAGGCCATGGACGCCCGCCTGGGCGTCTGGCCCGACGTGCGCGTGCCCACCCTCATCGTCCACGGTCGCCGGGACGACACCTGCGACGTGCGCTACTCGCGCGAATGGGCACAGGGCAAGCGCCACGTCCGGCTGGTGGAGGTGGATGACGGCCACGAGCTGACCGCCTCCCTGGAGACCATCGCCCGGGAGGCGGACGCCTTTCTCACGCCGTGGAGGGGTGGGGAGCCCACCCGGCAGGTGTTCACTGCCGGCTGA
- a CDS encoding AAA family ATPase, giving the protein MSGSFEVAAATVRDALTDAGRGLVEREAMVELVALSAVAGEHLLVIGPPGTAKSEAVRRTARALGGSYFEYLLGRFTEPSEIFGPVDLRKLREGVVETETSGMLPEAEVAFLDEVFLGSTAILNTLLGLLNERTFRRGHTRKQVPLRICVGASNALPEDDALAAFSDRFLARIFVEPVPDSRLEELLTGGASLWQDAVPRVASLDALDVVAGVARGADLGPVRPHLAQALRTLRSAGIGLSDRRAVKVQRLVAAAAALAGRTTPGVADLWPLIYAVPTKEAQALARDVLRDVLAASENTALPAAALEASAGPLARAQRIAQAGQVLLETRPPDEDADALTAWRLKLEGVAREMDAGFAPEALPDALRALRGEVAAVLGDAASRAA; this is encoded by the coding sequence ATGTCCGGTTCTTTTGAAGTCGCGGCGGCCACCGTCCGCGACGCCCTCACCGACGCGGGTCGGGGGCTGGTGGAGCGCGAGGCGATGGTGGAGCTGGTGGCGCTGTCGGCGGTGGCGGGCGAGCACCTGCTCGTCATCGGCCCGCCGGGCACGGCGAAGAGCGAGGCGGTGCGCAGGACGGCGCGCGCGCTGGGCGGCTCCTACTTCGAATACCTGCTGGGGCGCTTCACGGAGCCGTCCGAAATCTTCGGGCCGGTGGACCTGCGCAAGCTGCGCGAGGGCGTGGTGGAGACGGAGACGTCCGGCATGCTGCCGGAGGCAGAGGTGGCCTTCCTGGACGAGGTGTTCCTGGGCTCCACCGCCATCCTCAACACGCTGCTGGGCCTGCTCAACGAGCGCACCTTCCGGCGCGGGCACACGCGCAAGCAGGTGCCGCTGCGAATCTGCGTGGGCGCGTCCAACGCGCTGCCGGAGGACGACGCGCTGGCCGCCTTCTCCGACCGCTTCCTGGCGCGCATCTTCGTGGAGCCCGTGCCCGACTCGCGGCTGGAGGAGCTGCTGACGGGCGGCGCGTCGCTGTGGCAGGACGCGGTGCCGCGCGTGGCGTCGTTGGACGCGCTCGACGTGGTGGCGGGCGTGGCACGGGGCGCGGACCTGGGGCCGGTGCGGCCGCACCTGGCGCAGGCGCTGCGGACGCTGCGGAGCGCGGGCATTGGCCTGTCGGACCGCCGGGCGGTGAAGGTGCAGCGGCTGGTGGCGGCGGCGGCGGCGCTGGCGGGACGCACCACGCCAGGCGTGGCGGACCTGTGGCCCCTCATCTACGCGGTGCCCACGAAGGAGGCGCAGGCGCTCGCGCGGGACGTGCTGCGCGACGTGCTGGCCGCGTCGGAGAACACGGCGCTGCCGGCCGCGGCGCTGGAGGCGAGCGCGGGGCCGCTGGCGCGGGCCCAGCGCATCGCGCAGGCGGGACAGGTGCTGCTGGAGACGCGGCCTCCAGATGAGGACGCGGACGCGCTGACCGCGTGGCGGCTCAAGCTGGAGGGCGTGGCGCGGGAGATGGACGCGGGCTTCGCGCCGGAGGCACTGCCGGACGCGTTGCGCGCGCTGCGCGGTGAGGTGGCGGCGGTGCTGGGCGACGCGGCGTCGCGGGCCGCGTGA
- a CDS encoding serine/threonine protein kinase, whose translation MVPSLVIRSCSLLLLGFLAGCATTAPGNVSVRSDGTPEPEACSEEALKAMRILGLQVSDGATMEFDVNQADTSPVYLREGPIESELNNSLGPLYPGTLMYGRIWTGGTQVVIRYYEAKPPDRERLPLCAVARSSKGQLRKMKDSKPGMATMEFSGSGVYIVDGFR comes from the coding sequence ATGGTTCCTTCCCTCGTGATTCGCTCCTGCTCTCTCCTGCTGCTGGGCTTCCTCGCCGGTTGTGCGACCACTGCTCCTGGCAATGTCTCCGTGCGCTCCGACGGAACCCCAGAGCCCGAAGCCTGCTCGGAAGAAGCCTTGAAAGCGATGCGCATCCTGGGGTTGCAGGTGTCCGATGGCGCGACGATGGAATTCGATGTCAATCAAGCAGACACCAGTCCCGTGTACCTGCGCGAAGGACCCATCGAGAGCGAGTTGAACAACAGCCTGGGACCGCTGTATCCCGGCACGCTGATGTACGGCCGCATCTGGACGGGCGGAACCCAGGTCGTCATCCGGTACTACGAGGCCAAGCCGCCCGACCGCGAAAGGCTTCCCCTGTGCGCGGTCGCCCGAAGCTCGAAGGGGCAGCTGCGCAAGATGAAGGACTCCAAGCCCGGAATGGCCACCATGGAGTTCTCCGGCTCGGGCGTCTACATCGTCGACGGGTTCCGGTAG
- a CDS encoding DUF2381 family protein, whose product MRKRLDSLFLGLLLTATVATAQERQPLVRNVYLSDDPQQEVPRIRVGSRIATVLRFEQDVDPARTGLLGWEGRFEPVLSGGRSVLLMPRQGLLPEDALLLRVTLQDGTEVPFALTAREDGQVDQQVNVFRDSESPGAVRSRLSDSRVRERRLLEENERFRQEETSVDHALAALLAQGAVTMTPFRQFHSWRFTCDTGTVKILGYIHPSKTAVVFQITNQTSKTPWRLGEARLSVESNGKAWPFALRMNQTEIVPGASGTIAVVADLSTFDFKKGSEKLVLELFRHDGLREALVVVEETGPHK is encoded by the coding sequence ATGAGGAAGCGCCTCGACAGCCTGTTCCTGGGCCTGCTCCTGACGGCCACGGTGGCGACCGCCCAGGAGCGACAGCCGCTGGTGCGGAACGTCTACCTGTCGGACGACCCGCAGCAGGAAGTGCCCCGCATCCGCGTGGGCTCGCGCATCGCCACGGTGCTGCGCTTTGAACAGGACGTGGACCCGGCCCGGACCGGGTTGCTGGGCTGGGAAGGGCGCTTCGAACCCGTCCTGTCGGGTGGGAGGTCCGTGCTGCTGATGCCCCGGCAGGGCCTGCTGCCCGAGGACGCGCTCCTGCTCCGGGTGACGCTCCAGGATGGGACGGAGGTCCCCTTCGCGCTCACCGCCCGGGAAGACGGCCAGGTGGATCAACAGGTCAATGTCTTTCGCGACAGCGAGAGCCCTGGAGCCGTGCGTTCACGCCTGTCGGATTCACGCGTCCGGGAGCGGCGACTCCTTGAAGAGAACGAACGCTTCCGCCAGGAAGAGACGTCCGTGGACCACGCGCTCGCCGCGCTCCTGGCCCAGGGCGCCGTGACGATGACGCCCTTCCGTCAATTCCATTCCTGGCGGTTCACCTGCGACACCGGGACGGTGAAGATCCTCGGGTACATCCATCCCAGCAAGACGGCCGTCGTCTTCCAGATCACCAACCAGACGTCGAAAACCCCCTGGCGTCTGGGGGAAGCCCGACTGTCCGTCGAATCCAATGGAAAGGCCTGGCCCTTCGCGCTGCGGATGAATCAGACGGAAATCGTCCCAGGTGCTTCGGGCACCATCGCAGTGGTCGCCGACCTGAGCACCTTCGACTTCAAGAAGGGCTCTGAAAAACTCGTCCTGGAACTCTTCCGTCACGACGGTCTCAGAGAAGCATTGGTCGTGGTGGAAGAGACAGGCCCGCACAAGTAG
- a CDS encoding DUSAM domain-containing protein, which yields MDPNDWRRVIDLGLGLAQGSELAPDEELRALLLRMAPQVALSETDAQQSLTTPAGTAALVREIHRRTREGSYRLGRAFKASDALKAAGDIAGARRALEEALAAEVVPLYRDQLRAVMDAVDAPDDV from the coding sequence ATGGATCCAAACGACTGGCGAAGGGTGATTGATCTAGGCCTCGGGCTCGCGCAGGGCTCCGAACTGGCGCCCGACGAAGAGCTGCGCGCGCTGTTGCTGCGCATGGCCCCCCAGGTCGCGTTGAGTGAAACCGACGCACAGCAGTCACTGACCACACCCGCTGGAACCGCGGCCCTGGTGCGGGAGATCCACCGCAGGACCCGTGAGGGCTCCTATCGTCTGGGCCGGGCCTTCAAGGCGTCGGATGCACTGAAGGCCGCAGGGGACATCGCGGGAGCCAGGCGGGCCTTGGAAGAGGCACTGGCCGCCGAAGTCGTGCCGCTCTATCGCGACCAACTGCGTGCGGTCATGGACGCTGTCGACGCGCCAGACGACGTTTGA